The DNA region TTTGAATTGTGCCACCTCTTGAAATCCCTAGATAATGAAGTTCTAGGTGCAAATGCAGCCACAAAGCCTAAGTAAATACAAAATGAGGAAAGTATAAGGAAAACAAACCTCTTTTTGTCCATATGCCCCTTAACAGCTTGTATGCTGGTACTCATTATACTAGACATTGTGGTACTTCTCATTCTTCTAACAACTGGTGTCACTATGCCACTGAAATTGCTATTTCTATTACTACCATTGTTTTCAAACTCATCAGGGACATCGAATGGAACTCTCTGGGATATAGCATCTCCACCATTCGACTGATTTTCTACTTCGTTTAAAAGGGGTGTTGTCTCTTCCTCGTGAGTCATAACGACCACTGTTCAAACTGCTATCAATTCTGAATTGTTCTCTATTTTATTTATGAAATTGAGGGTCCCTTCtacaaaatttcatatttttatGATAAGACACCTCTTATGGAATGAACAAAAAACGACAAAATACAAAACAACGTGCGAAGATAGCAATATATGTGCTTTATATTTACTCTTTCAACAGATAGAATATGTATTGGTTAGTCTAACATGCTACctgtaaatatataaaaaaaaaattaaattgaaACGGACAGGAATTGAACCTGCAACCCTTCGATTGCAATTTTCCGGAAGTTCCAGATTTTAACTGGAGTCGAAAGCTCTACCATTGAGCCACCgcttcaataatttgatacTCTTATCCGTCTTTGGCAGCCTATGACACATTTACTATTTGGCTTGCACATTTCACTAAAGCTGGCTGCTAGATTACTAGGAGGTGTTACAGGTAGGTAGGCTACAGAATTTTACATGTACCAGATTGTTGATGTTGCATTTTATTAGAACAGATGCTGGCAGAGCTGTTATCAGCGGTGTCttctattgaagaaaagaatgtGGTACACAGaatgaaagagaaagaagcTGTGGGTATATTGTTGCAGAAAACAGTAGCATATGCGTAGGATTAGCGGCCAATCAATCGTCTATTTCTGACAAAAATTGACGtgaaggaagatcagaggatgatccctttatattattttcgttaatagaattcatttttgtttaaGGTCAGTCAAGTTAGTGAagtaattcttattaatcagtggttataccaaataatgcactggttatatataagatCTAAttataatataaaataatataaagtgatacaaactttgatcaaacttcagtgttcacctgagtatttacaccttttccaacacattttgattCATGCCAATTGTCATGTTCTAGATTTATGAGTCAATCCGTTGTCATAATTATtgcatgataatatatattcgtgtttatcacgcCATATATGGTTCGTGTCAATACATtgtcgtgtttatcacaccataattatttcgTGTCAATATATGGTCAtgtttatcacaccataattattattcatatcttctctaacattctaaatttgtcattctaactatcaaaacattgaaatgtcagtatattgccatttccagcGAAAATATGCTTCTACGATATGGTTGCATAGAGAAATTCTTTTTGTAGTTACTTACTAAATTAGTAGGTCTTTGACAGCGTTGGTCGAACTTAAACAAATAATCCAAACTATGATAATTGACGTCCAAACATATAAATATCAGATATTCTCACAACGGAAATGGTTCGGTTATTTATTTTAGTCttactttatatatattatttaacGTGGATTATTCTACATAATgagaaacatttttttcttattacAACTTAGAAAGACAGCTTCTCAACTATCAGCCATGTTAAATCAAGATAAAACTCCAGCTGATAACCATcttactttttttcaaattcatatAATGGAATTTCCATTGGAGAAAATGTACGTAAGCTTTTTAAAACTTTACAAATTAGTATTACAAACTTATTCATATATTGTACATGGAACTTCTAATCAATGATTGCTATCctatcttctttttattgttCAGTAAGTGATTTACTTTTGCTTACATTGTACAATGCTCTATTTTGTAAAGCATGTGCAAATAATATCGCGACGGGCCAAATTGGTGCATCTCCAAGAATTCTGACACCTAAATATAGGGTTCTAGAGGAAAACTGTAAATTCTTGATAACTCTGATGGTTTCATCCACGCTAGAAGTTGGTGCCATTGCCTCCAAAAGTTCATCATCGTTATCTAATTGATCTACTGTTGTGACCGATTTCCGTGCTTGCAGTTTCAAGTAATCTAGATATGATTGCatattgtcattttttgGCAATAAAACATTCtgaatctttttcaacattTGTGAAATTTTCACATACAAAATCTTATCGGTCATTGGTAATTCAGATTTCGGTTGCGATGAAGGAGTACTCACTTCCttactattattttccGCCCAGTCTTCAATACGTTTTAAATATTCTGCAATTAAAATTATCGAACAGAATAAACATGTGACGGTAAAAATGGGTGTTCTATATCCGGGCTTACCATTGCCCTCATCAACATCGACCTTTTTCACtattgataatattgaaatccAGGAATGAATGACATCAATGGCAATATCGGTACCTTCTTGTAGTGATTCCCAATCATAACAAATTTCTTCTAACGTCttattcatcattttccaGTCCTTCAGCCAGATTCTGTGTAGAACATAACTCAAATCAAGGGACATTCTCATCTTTGCGAAGCAATATAATGGGATAATTAACCTTGCTGTAGGATCTAGATTAATTAGAGGTATTGTATTATTAGTTGGTTCTAAAATGCCACCTAGCCCAAGATACAACGACTCCCAATGTTGAATCATAGTGTTAATAATTGGCCTTGAATTCATCTTCCAATTCATATCACTTTCCCTGTCACTAGGGCCCTTTGTTCCATTATCTAGATGGAAATCTggattattatttttagttCTTTCCATGAATATCTTCTCATGGATTGATAGTAACATCGATAACAATGTCAACTTTGAAACGTTACCATTCCTGTTGATAAATAAATGATTTCCGTTGgaaagataaatcaaaCAGTTTTCGAAAGATTCGCCGCCATTCGAAAGTTcaatcaaagaaaacttAGAATCTATAACTAGTTTTTTCTCCGCGAGTAATTCACTCCATGTTTTGGCATCAACTGATTGAAATAAGTCCTCATATTTTGTTGGAATACCGCATTTGACATCAATCGAATGGAAAGAGCATTGAACCCCAACTAATGaggcaaaaaaattggatagAATTAAAATCATATGACAAGTTCTTATCCTGGATTGGGccaatataaaataattgaaattcttCTCAATTTGTTCCTTTGACTCATATTGTTGTTTCATCTCTTCAATAACTTCAGAGTTGACACCATTTTCGTAAACGTGATGATTTGGAATAGGTGGCTTCAAAGATGTTTCTAGAGgcaaatttaatttattcatgATAACAAATTGATTCAAAGTCATCAATTGAGTATTAATCTGTTTAATGATCTTTGCATCATTACTGAAGATACTTGTGAAGGTTAATAAGACCATTGTCTGGATAGTCCATAATGGTGTCGCATTATAGATTCTAGACTTGTTCAATTCcaatgatttttttaattgagTATCTGCCacataaaataatattttggaatGAGATGAATGGAAAGTGTATAGTGACCCAATCATGGAAATTGCTAAAAACAATGGATAATTATCCTTTGAAGGGacaattgaataaagatgaatGAATGGGAAATAACGGCCAAACTCAGTTTGAAATAATCTAACACTCTTATTCAATTCCTGCAAGGTAGGAAATGTGGAAAGATTATTCtctttaataataaaagacCTTAAATTCTCATCAAAGAAATGCAATTCTGGCATTGAATTGGCATATAGTGGATTTAAAGGGCTTGTGATGCTATTatgatcaaaatttaatagtTCATTTGCCAAATTCTCGTTAGAAAGTGATTTATTCTTGAAGTTTATTGTTAACGGTTGCTGTAATTGACTTTCATTTTCCGCTTCTaacttatatatatctttttGTCTGGAAGTGAAAAAATCTGAGATATGATAATCCAGAGGGGAACGAAGGCCATGAGTTTGTCGTTTCTTTGTGACCCTATGCTTTTGCTTATGAGAGGATGACATATGTTCATATGCAACATTCTCTGATACTAATTCATGTTTTCCACTACTATTATGATGATCAAGCATAGGCATAGATAAAACATTTGAAGTATTGCTGTTGTTATTACTTGCTACATCTGTCATTGTTGGTATATCCAAATGGTCTTTGTCGATATCAAAATCTAATGTATTTACAGCAGAATTTGATTCACTTTTGGAGAGTGACGAAGAAGTATCAGATTGGCTACAAAACccaattttattgaaattttccatgtttagtttaaaatttgaagtaAATTTTGAGTCATCTAGAAACTTCGATAACCAAGGGTCATTATCaatgttattattgatagTTTGTGCATCcattaattttgatggtTTTTCTTCGTTGTGGAAATTGTtgttatttaatttatagTCAAAAGAGTTTAAATTTAAGTTTAACGAggaatttttcttataataACCGCCTATCCCACCCATGGAAGACCCCATTGTTAACATGTCAGTTAATGATGGtaattttgttaaaaaCATGTAATTACTAATTTTAGCAGTAGCATTTGTATCTGGATGGGATTTTGATCTAACGTTATCGTGACtgccaaaatttttgaaattcaatatGCTATAATCTGTATTAGAAGAAAGTTGATTGAATTCCACTGGCTTTGCGTGTTGTGGTGGTAGAGATAATGGGTCCAAATCTAATAGACCTGAATCTAACGCTTTATCTAGCAATTGCTGTGCTGTCAATTGTGGCGTGGAGAAACCTACTTGGTGAGGAATTCCATCAGATTGATATGAATCCTCACGGCTTTGAGTAGTAACGTAAGAGGTTCTCTTTTCATGAGCGTCAATTGTAGGATTTACATTAATCGGAGTAGTGATGACTCTTTCCACCGGTGTAGAGACATACGTCAATGCACTTGACGCCGAGAAAGATGCGTGTCTTTTCTTATTTGGTTCATGATTAATTGGGACTTGTAAATGTctatttgaatttgcaCTATTAATAAAGGTGTTATTAAAAGTGATAGAATCTCTGATACTGGTACTACTTGCAGTTTGAATGgaagaagttgaatttGAAGTCGAGTAGTCATTTGTAATCTTAGTATTATCCTCATTGGATGTGGAATccaattgaatttgtaCTTTTGCTAAGGGATTATGAGGGGTTGGTAACATAGTTTCTTTATTGCCCACGACCTTCATGATATTGGCATCATTATTGATAGCGGTAGAGGACTTATCGCTTCTATTAGAAGCTGTGTTTGATACTATAGTAGCATGTAATTTTTGTTGATGTCTCAAAACtaaatcttttcttgcAAAACATCTCCCACAAAGAACACAAAGAAAGGGTCTCTCTCTTGTATGCGATCTTTGATGCCTTTTCAAATGCTCCTGTCTTACAAAGCCTCTTGTGCAAGTAGGACATAGAAATGGTCTTGGCTTGTCAGTCTTTATTGTTCTTGATTTCTTAGGGATAGGCTGGATTCCCTGAGGAGGTGGAGGGGGAGGATAGTTCTGGGAGCCGTTAGTATTTGAATTCCCACTAGGTAAATGGAAAGCAGTGTTAGAGAGCATTACGAAAGATAAGCAAAACGAAGATTAACCTATAGAAAAGATAGCAGAGAGATCTAgcaatttattattaccctaaaagaaattaaattttccTGTGCCAAGATAGTTTTTGAACGCAGCAGAAAATAATTGAGAAAAAGGACTAATaattaaaattgattagTTCTTAAATATTATGGTATCTCCCTATGGGGCAGCCAGGAAATAACTTCAGATTTCTTATTACTTCGAACTTTTTGGTTgcttccaaatttttttttttttttctatggagatatttgattttaacTCGTGACGATTCTCGAGAAAACAAAGAGAGAAAGTTGAAGTGGTGGTAAATTTTCCTTTTAGGGCAATACAGTTACTTGAATAGGAAAACGGAGAATGTAATGCTTCCTAAAAGAGTAAACGCGGTTGGGATCCGTACCGTTTTGATGTGTGAGCTGGACAGATCCTTCCATGCAGGCTTGATTGACGTTAGCTTGTTGATGAGAGCGTTGCCGGTAGACGTCTTCGACAATTGGATCTGCTTTACATTCTCTTCTTGGACAAGTGGGGGGGGGGAGTCCAGGGAAGGCCTTCTTCGTAGAGAAGAAACTGGAGGGGTGAGGAAGCGATTGCCCTGTACGTTGTTGTGGTTGTGTTACTATTTTAGCGCAGTGGGAAGCATAAGTACGATTTGTCTTGGTGCATCTGCCTGTCTGTAATACGGTTGTAATACGGTTGAGAAAACGACTAAGATTCATGGTTGAGCAGTACGTAAACgctatttttgaaaactaATATCTTGAATCGCTTCTGTGATAAACCAATTTTCTAGTACGTACTACGTCTAGATCATACTGCCTATTATTGAGATTCATCTTGTAAGAGGGTGGTGACTAGAAGGTGAATGGCGGTATTACCCGGATGGTAAATGGCAAACCTAAGCATCCGTGCACCGCACCGTGCCAATGTGGGAAACCTGTAACATCTTTCTGATGCCTCGTCCTACAACCAATAGCATACATTGTGGAAGTATGCTGTACCATTTTGTACTCacattgaatttgatggCAAGTTGAATTCGCTAAACAAAAAATCTCTCTCTTCTTGAAGCCCTGATCTGAATGTTGCCATAGCTTGCGGTAACCCGGATTTCTACCACGACAATTTTACCGCCcagttattttttttttcttctctgcGATTGAAGCacaaaaaacaaaaaaaaaaaagtataaaagGGCGCCGCCAGTTCGCAATTTCTAATTCAACGTTCCCTTCTTATTATTTACTTTTGGTCTCAAAAAAGTATTAACTTTGTCCAAAAGTTTCCTGCGCAATAGACAGTACGAAGATAATTTTGCGTTTTCATGACGTTTTGTctgttgaaaatttttgcatCCACAATATTATTCTTATCGTGATATGCGTATTAGGAAAGATCAATCTTTTTGGTCATCTTTTAAGAACTCGAGCCGAATGATTTTTTGTACCTTCGTGGTGTATTGGTCTAATGAATCTCGAGTGTCAGAGGGTGCCTATATCTCCTTATATATCTTATAAATCATGATTGGAGCAATCAATGgtttatttaaaattgtttGTTCCACTCTTGCTTTACTTTGTGGATCTAATTCAGTACTCTGAATGATTTCAACTTTAAAATCACTATCATGACAGTGTTCCAGAAATTTTCTGTCAGTTTCAACGTTTCTAATTGTACTGGCTATAAGACACATTTTACAACTCTCtatttcaaaacattgTCGTaaacatttgaataaatcatcGAATAACGTGTCATCGTAAGTAACGTCAGCTCCTATAACACAGTCAATATCGTTCGGTATAGAGTCTTCCCCCCATAACAATCGTTGTAATTTAACTTTCTGACCAATCTCATGTTCCATCtcattcaatttgaagTTGGACAATAATTGTCCACTAATCAATTCCGTATCTCCATCTGTTACAtaaactttcttcaaatcatcTTGGAATTTCCCCTTCAGCAGAGTTAAACTACATAATCCTGTCCCAGCACCGAGTTCCAACACTGTACTGCAACCATTCAAACTCTCAGTATCCACATTACTGATATAATCACAAAGATACGATGCTGCTTCCCATGTTCTGAAACCCGTCGTACTCATTGCACTGATCAAATTCGGTCTCTCATTGATATCAACGTACACTTctccattgaaaatatatcttaTAATATCCATCTTCTTGGAATCCATACTACTGTATTGTAACAAGTCCACATATTTCTCATAGAACCACTCGATGTCGTTGTGATAATTGTTGTCTATTATAACTCTAATCACTTGTTTCACATAATATGGATTGACTTCCAATATTGTCACTAATCGATCCCGTAACTTCTCGGAATCTGCACTTTTCAACCCATCATGAAGCTTCGTCACGGGACATCTCTGTAGTAGCCTGTCATACACATTCACCTCGCTAATGCCATTAACCATCGAGAATTGTGTCGGATCGTTGCTCTCTCCATCCTTACTGCactactttttttttcaaccTCATCGCTCTCCTATACTtactggaaaaaaaatgaatagtATGCCAATAAGCTGATGCACGTTCGTTTCAAAAACAGCGGAAAAAATTGGTCACATATCACTCTGGCTACTTTATCAGCCTTTCCTTCAACtgattttgtaattcaaGTCTCGATATATCCTCATTCTGATAATTTCACGGGAGTTTACATACAATAATTGCCAGCTTTCAGGGCttaaatacaataaatacATGATGTTCAGATACTCTATACTGGCAGTGTCATTTGCTGCCCTGTTTTACTACTACAGAACTACGATGCATGTCAAATTTAATCTCAAATACTGTCAGGACAAAATCGAAGATATGCTATTGACAACATGGAACGATTACTCTAAAAATGGGTTCGGTTTCGACATTTACAGTCCTATCTCTCATCGTTCAAAAAACATGCCCAGAACCAATGAGCCATTAGGTTGGATAAATATTGACTCTATAGACACTTTGATGCTCTTTTACAGCTCGACTAACAATTCCGGCACAAAATTAAAGTTAGAGGCAGAAATTATtaagattgaaaattggaTAACCAAGGACATTCACTATAAGGATATTGATGCTGAAATTAACATATTTGAAACCACGATTAGAATGCTGGGGGGGTTACTATCGGCATATTATCTGTCAAATGAATTCCAAGTTGGAAACTCCTCCTTGTATCTAAACAAGGCTACCGAACTGGCGGATATCCtatctttatcatttgGACAATCACCTTCTGGTATACCATTTTCAAGTATCAATCTGAAGACCG from Kazachstania africana CBS 2517 chromosome 5, complete genome includes:
- the RSF2 gene encoding Rsf2p (similar to Saccharomyces cerevisiae RSF2 (YJR127C) and YML081W; ancestral locus Anc_4.351), producing the protein MLSNTAFHLPSGNSNTNGSQNYPPPPPPQGIQPIPKKSRTIKTDKPRPFLCPTCTRGFVRQEHLKRHQRSHTRERPFLCVLCGRCFARKDLVLRHQQKLHATIVSNTASNRSDKSSTAINNDANIMKVVGNKETMLPTPHNPLAKVQIQLDSTSNEDNTKITNDYSTSNSTSSIQTASSTSIRDSITFNNTFINSANSNRHLQVPINHEPNKKRHASFSASSALTYVSTPVERVITTPINVNPTIDAHEKRTSYVTTQSREDSYQSDGIPHQVGFSTPQLTAQQLLDKALDSGLLDLDPLSLPPQHAKPVEFNQLSSNTDYSILNFKNFGSHDNVRSKSHPDTNATAKISNYMFLTKLPSLTDMLTMGSSMGGIGGYYKKNSSLNLNLNSFDYKLNNNNFHNEEKPSKLMDAQTINNNIDNDPWLSKFLDDSKFTSNFKLNMENFNKIGFCSQSDTSSSLSKSESNSAVNTLDFDIDKDHLDIPTMTDVASNNNSNTSNVLSMPMLDHHNSSGKHELVSENVAYEHMSSSHKQKHRVTKKRQTHGLRSPLDYHISDFFTSRQKDIYKLEAENESQLQQPLTINFKNKSLSNENLANELLNFDHNSITSPLNPLYANSMPELHFFDENLRSFIIKENNLSTFPTLQELNKSVRLFQTEFGRYFPFIHLYSIVPSKDNYPLFLAISMIGSLYTFHSSHSKILFYVADTQLKKSLELNKSRIYNATPLWTIQTMVLLTFTSIFSNDAKIIKQINTQLMTLNQFVIMNKLNLPLETSLKPPIPNHHVYENGVNSEVIEEMKQQYESKEQIEKNFNYFILAQSRIRTCHMILILSNFFASLVGVQCSFHSIDVKCGIPTKYEDLFQSVDAKTWSELLAEKKLVIDSKFSLIELSNGGESFENCLIYLSNGNHLFINRNGNVSKLTLLSMLLSIHEKIFMERTKNNNPDFHLDNGTKGPSDRESDMNWKMNSRPIINTMIQHWESLYLGLGGILEPTNNTIPLINLDPTARLIIPLYCFAKMRMSLDLSYVLHRIWLKDWKMMNKTLEEICYDWESLQEGTDIAIDVIHSWISILSIVKKVDVDEGNGKPGYRTPIFTVTCLFCSIILIAEYLKRIEDWAENNSKEVSTPSSQPKSELPMTDKILYVKISQMLKKIQNVLLPKNDNMQSYLDYLKLQARKSVTTVDQLDNDDELLEAMAPTSSVDETIRVIKNLQFSSRTLYLGVRILGDAPIWPVAILFAHALQNRALYNVSKSKSLTEQ
- the EFM3 gene encoding protein-lysine N-methyltransferase (similar to Saccharomyces cerevisiae YJR129C; ancestral locus Anc_4.352) produces the protein MVNGISEVNVYDRLLQRCPVTKLHDGLKSADSEKLRDRLVTILEVNPYYVKQVIRVIIDNNYHNDIEWFYEKYVDLLQYSSMDSKKMDIIRYIFNGEVYVDINERPNLISAMSTTGFRTWEAASYLCDYISNVDTESLNGCSTVLELGAGTGLCSLTLLKGKFQDDLKKVYVTDGDTELISGQLLSNFKLNEMEHEIGQKVKLQRLLWGEDSIPNDIDCVIGADVTYDDTLFDDLFKCLRQCFEIESCKMCLIASTIRNVETDRKFLEHCHDSDFKVEIIQSTELDPQSKARVEQTILNKPLIAPIMIYKIYKEI